Proteins encoded within one genomic window of Humulus lupulus chromosome 1, drHumLupu1.1, whole genome shotgun sequence:
- the LOC133802949 gene encoding RING-H2 finger protein ATL78-like: protein MAESTSSPTQLFQDLVGDFYSRRLLLIHNPLNPSPAAAMEATPPSAFPGHDSVEQYPGDSSFDANVVMVLSVLLCALICSLGLNSIIRCALRCSSFVASSDSRSSTVSAQLVANTGVKKKALKTFPTVSYSPDLNLPGLDSECAICLSDFATGDRVRLLPKCNHGFHIKCIDKWLNSHSSCPKCRHNLLETCQKIVGGGENTQASSSESLPSPPAVQEVVIRVSPLEPEGPVRSY, encoded by the coding sequence ATGGCTGAATCCACATCCTCGCCAACTCAACTCTTTCAAGATCTTGTTGGAGACTTCTACTCAAGAAGACTACTCCTAATTCACAACCCACTCAACCCTTCTCCGGCAGCGGCGATGGAGGCGACTCCTCCCTCGGCCTTTCCTGGCCACGATTCAGTGGAGCAATATCCCGGAGACAGCAGCTTCGATGCAAATGTCGTCATGGTCCTCTCAGTTCTCCTCTGCGCACTAATATGCTCACTTGGACTCAACTCCATAATACGCTGCGCATTAAGATGCTCGAGCTTCGTGGCCTCGTCTGATTCTAGGTCCAGTACTGTTTCGGCTCAATTGGTCGCCAACACCGGAGTGAAAAAGAAGGCCTTGAAGACTTTCCCAACAGTGAGCTACTCGCCGGATCTCAATCTCCCTGGACTAGATTCTGAGTGCGCCATCTGCTTATCGGACTTCGCCACCGGCGACCGTGTCCGCCTTCTACCTAAATGCAACCATGGATTTCACATCAAGTGCATCGATAAATGGCTCAATTCTCACTCTTCATGCCCTAAATGTCGGCACAATCTTCTCGAGACTTGCCAGAAGATTGTAGGCGGCGGCGAAAACACCCAAGCGAGCTCTTCGGAATCGCTCCCATCACCGCCGGCGGTTCAAGAAGTAGTCATTAGGGTTTCACCGTTAGAACCCGAAGGTCCAGTTCGTAGTTACTGA